One Nitrospirota bacterium DNA window includes the following coding sequences:
- the larE gene encoding ATP-dependent sacrificial sulfur transferase LarE, which produces MSEERFSNLIGILKDMESALLAYSGGVDSTLLLKALSLSGITCLAVTSNSETMPSDDMLNAIFMAKAMGIELRTIKTNELENEDYLRNPPERCFYCKNELFSLLKDIAQKEGYNFVIDGSNLDDLKDYRPGRTANVKHEIRSPLIEAGFRKTEIREISKELGLPTWNKPSSPCLSSRFPYGMRITPDALKQVASAEGFLKSMGFKELRVRHLGDTARIELKEEDIARILEIKASVVKKLNALGYRFVLLDLEGLRRG; this is translated from the coding sequence ATGTCAGAGGAAAGATTTAGTAACCTTATTGGGATTCTCAAGGACATGGAAAGTGCCCTTCTTGCATACTCAGGAGGGGTTGACAGCACACTTCTTCTAAAGGCACTTAGCCTTTCAGGCATAACCTGCCTTGCAGTTACCTCTAATTCCGAAACCATGCCATCGGATGACATGTTGAATGCCATTTTTATGGCTAAAGCCATGGGCATAGAGCTGAGGACTATAAAGACAAACGAGCTTGAAAACGAAGACTACCTAAGAAACCCTCCTGAAAGATGTTTTTACTGTAAGAACGAGCTTTTTAGCCTGCTTAAAGACATAGCTCAAAAAGAGGGTTATAACTTCGTAATAGATGGCTCTAATTTAGATGACCTGAAAGACTACCGTCCTGGAAGAACCGCTAATGTAAAGCATGAAATAAGAAGCCCTCTCATAGAGGCAGGCTTTAGAAAAACCGAAATAAGAGAGATTTCAAAAGAGCTTGGGCTTCCCACATGGAATAAGCCCTCCTCCCCGTGTCTTTCTTCAAGATTCCCCTATGGGATGAGGATAACCCCTGATGCCCTTAAACAGGTTGCCTCTGCAGAGGGGTTTTTAAAAAGCATGGGGTTTAAAGAGCTAAGGGTAAGGCATCTTGGAGATACAGCAAGGATTGAGCTAAAAGAAGAGGATATTGCAAGGATTCTTGAGATTAAAGCCTCGGTGGTTAAGAAACTAAATGCCTTGGGTTATAGATTTGTCTTGCTTGACCTCGAGGGACTAAGAAGAGGTTGA
- a CDS encoding GAF domain-containing protein, whose product MHGSGLKGSATVEVRNKLRLLNILVSFILFLLLFIIVRYLESPLKNFLRFLPDLSMIVIMLIVFVLAGVGFYISRLLSGQVIRRIEDYSERLDSLLNLTKDIREELYGDILLEKIMDCSLDITRSDAGSILLIDDDNLVFKVVKGPKAEGLTGKSVSKEIGVSGWVLKNNQPVTISDATKDERFNPHIDELTGYRTNTMLCVPLKTKTATIGVIEVLNKKHGRYDERDIEIISHLADQAAISIERAQFYEDQRNYEIHLTDILLDTIDRFIPEKQGHSRRVAKYANVIAKAIGMSDKRKRRLYFASLLHDIGFLRLPVEKSFQKEVYTMHPEVGYEMLKPITFYKDIAQYVLHHHERYDGFGYPTKLKGDNIPLESRIIAIAEAFDSMVNEASYRITVDTDAGVEEILRYKGAQFDPELADVFAENIKGSE is encoded by the coding sequence GTGCATGGAAGCGGTTTAAAAGGGTCTGCAACTGTAGAGGTCAGAAACAAGCTAAGGCTTCTGAACATACTTGTCTCGTTCATACTCTTTCTACTGCTTTTTATAATAGTCAGATACCTCGAAAGCCCTCTTAAAAATTTTTTGAGGTTTCTGCCTGACCTCTCCATGATCGTAATAATGCTAATAGTATTTGTCCTTGCAGGTGTAGGGTTTTATATATCGAGACTGCTTTCAGGTCAGGTCATAAGAAGGATTGAAGACTATAGCGAAAGGCTCGACAGCCTTCTTAATCTCACAAAGGACATAAGAGAAGAGCTATATGGCGACATACTCCTTGAAAAGATAATGGACTGTTCGCTTGACATAACGAGGTCCGATGCAGGCTCCATACTTCTTATAGATGATGACAATCTCGTATTCAAGGTAGTAAAAGGCCCCAAGGCAGAAGGCCTTACAGGCAAATCCGTTTCAAAGGAAATAGGGGTTTCAGGCTGGGTGCTCAAAAACAACCAGCCTGTTACAATCTCCGATGCAACAAAGGACGAAAGATTCAACCCCCACATAGATGAACTCACAGGGTATCGGACAAACACCATGCTTTGCGTGCCTCTTAAGACAAAAACTGCGACAATAGGCGTAATCGAGGTATTGAATAAAAAACACGGCAGATACGATGAAAGGGACATCGAGATAATAAGCCATCTTGCGGACCAGGCAGCAATATCCATCGAAAGGGCACAGTTCTATGAGGACCAGCGAAACTACGAGATACACCTCACAGACATCCTGCTTGACACTATAGACAGGTTCATTCCCGAAAAGCAGGGGCACTCAAGAAGGGTTGCAAAATATGCAAATGTGATAGCAAAGGCTATCGGCATGTCCGATAAGAGAAAAAGAAGGCTTTACTTTGCCAGCCTCCTTCATGACATTGGATTTCTAAGACTGCCTGTTGAGAAGAGCTTTCAAAAAGAGGTATATACGATGCACCCTGAAGTTGGCTATGAGATGCTGAAGCCAATAACCTTTTATAAGGACATTGCTCAATATGTCCTTCATCACCATGAAAGGTACGACGGCTTTGGTTATCCGACAAAACTAAAAGGCGACAACATCCCGCTTGAATCAAGAATAATCGCCATAGCAGAGGCATTCGACTCTATGGTTAACGAGGCATCTTACAGGATTACCGTTGACACCGATGCAGGGGTAGAAGAAATCCTGAGGTATAAGGGAGCCCAGTTTGACCCTGAGCTTGCAGATGTCTTTGCAGAGAATATTAAAGGCTCCGAGTAA